Proteins encoded in a region of the Magnetospirillum sp. genome:
- a CDS encoding ABC transporter substrate-binding protein, which produces MSYLRLLAAGIAAAGLALASPVDAQTPKRGGTLTFAISAETPHYDCHASDTFATLHFVSPFYSTLMQFDLSKYPGVKGDLAESWTVAPDLMTYTFKLRSNAAFHDGTPLTSADVKATYDRLRSPPTGIVSTRQATFGDIDTIETPDATTITFKMKAPNPAMMEHFASPWNCVYSAAKLATDPNFPRNNIMGSGPFRFGEHVKGSHVTGLRNERYFEPGKPYLDGFRGVFMSQPAAMLNALQGGQVMAEFRGISPAERDRLVQGMGDRVRIEESGWTLNLLVVFNVEKKPFDDVRVRQALNMAIDRRAGAQGLARQATLRDVGGLVRPGSPFAIKDADLAKVPGYGTNIAAARAEARRLLQAAGVPNLKFVLHNRATPQPYTPAGIYLVDQWRQIGVEVEHRQSETSPYLAAMSSGNFDVAVDFSNLFMDEPSLGLAKYVSFDRAPENRSRSIDRELDRLYDLQSRERDTSKRYDIIRQFEARMFDQVYQAPLLWWHRIIPTNKAVMGWEMSPSHNLGQNLAGVWLNQ; this is translated from the coding sequence ATGAGCTATCTTCGTTTGCTTGCGGCAGGCATTGCCGCTGCCGGTCTTGCCCTCGCAAGCCCGGTCGATGCCCAGACTCCCAAGCGCGGCGGCACGCTCACCTTCGCGATTTCGGCTGAAACGCCGCACTACGACTGCCACGCGTCCGACACGTTCGCCACGCTGCATTTCGTCTCGCCCTTCTATTCGACGCTGATGCAGTTCGACTTGTCGAAATATCCGGGCGTAAAGGGCGATCTGGCCGAGAGCTGGACGGTCGCTCCCGACCTCATGACCTATACCTTCAAGCTGCGTAGCAACGCCGCGTTCCACGACGGCACGCCGCTGACCTCGGCCGACGTGAAGGCGACCTACGACCGCCTGCGCAGCCCGCCCACGGGCATCGTGTCCACGCGCCAAGCCACGTTCGGCGACATCGACACGATCGAAACGCCGGACGCGACCACGATCACCTTCAAGATGAAGGCGCCCAATCCCGCGATGATGGAGCATTTCGCAAGCCCGTGGAATTGCGTCTATTCGGCCGCCAAACTCGCGACCGATCCCAACTTCCCGCGCAACAACATCATGGGCTCGGGGCCGTTCCGCTTCGGCGAGCACGTCAAGGGCAGCCATGTCACGGGTCTGCGCAACGAGCGCTATTTCGAGCCCGGCAAGCCCTATCTCGACGGCTTCCGCGGCGTGTTCATGAGCCAGCCTGCCGCGATGCTGAACGCGCTGCAGGGCGGGCAGGTGATGGCCGAGTTCCGCGGCATCAGCCCCGCCGAGCGCGACCGTCTCGTGCAGGGCATGGGCGACCGGGTTCGCATCGAAGAATCCGGTTGGACGCTCAATCTGCTCGTCGTGTTCAACGTCGAGAAGAAGCCCTTCGACGACGTGCGCGTGCGTCAGGCCCTCAACATGGCGATCGACCGCCGTGCGGGTGCCCAAGGTCTTGCGCGCCAAGCGACGTTGCGCGACGTGGGCGGCCTCGTGCGCCCCGGCTCGCCGTTCGCGATCAAGGACGCAGACCTCGCCAAGGTTCCGGGCTACGGCACCAACATCGCCGCCGCCCGCGCCGAAGCGCGCCGTCTTCTGCAGGCGGCAGGGGTTCCGAACCTCAAATTCGTGCTGCACAACCGTGCGACCCCGCAGCCCTACACGCCGGCCGGCATCTATCTGGTCGACCAGTGGCGCCAGATCGGCGTCGAGGTCGAGCATCGCCAGTCGGAGACGTCGCCGTATCTTGCGGCCATGTCGAGCGGCAACTTCGACGTCGCGGTCGACTTCTCGAACCTGTTCATGGACGAGCCGAGCTTGGGCCTTGCCAAGTACGTGTCGTTCGACCGGGCGCCGGAAAACCGCTCGCGCTCGATCGACCGCGAGCTTGACCGGCTCTACGATCTGCAGTCGCGCGAGCGCGACACGAGCAAGCGCTACGACATCATCCGCCAGTTCGAAGCGCGCATGTTCGACCAGGTCTACCAAGCTCCGCTGCTGTGGTGGCACCGCATCATCCCGACCAACAAGGCCGTGATGGGCTGGGAAATGTCGCCGAGCCACAATCTGGGCCAGAACCTGGCCGGGGTGTGGCTGAACCAGTAA
- a CDS encoding ABC transporter ATP-binding protein: protein MTPQSETLPPPLLTPPLLSVEDLHVHFVTSRGVVRAVEGVSYEIRPGEVLAIVGESGCGKSVSSLAVMRLLAKPAGRVVHGRIMFEGVNLLDLSDEEMRERRGRDISMIFQEPMTSLNPVLPIGLQIKEPLFIHLKMTEEQAQARAVELLKMVGITDPERRLDQYPHQFSGGMRQRVMIAIGLACNPKLIIADEPTTALDVTIQAQILELMKELSRKLNIALIVITHNLGVVARYADRVNVMYAARVVEQGTADQVFLAPRHPYAMGLMRSVPRLDQPRGLKLETIEGLPPNLLDPPKGCRFAARCAFKADICAQDPPLVEVETGHFSACLRAPELAAGTLKPAPQARIDAGVRIAKDAPPLLDVQGLKKFFTVTRKGGLFSNTTSQVRAVNDVSFKIAPGETLGLVGESGCGKTTIGRLVLRLENPTEGAIKFKGEDIAAKSLNELRDIRRKIQVIFQDPYSSLNPRMTIGQIIAEPLMVYKIVPNAKAAAERVAELLVQVGLFAYMAERYPHEMSGGQRQRVGIARALAMEPEFIVCDEPVSALDVSIQGQIINLLETLQHKLNLTYLFIAHDLAVVRHISDRVVVMYLGRLMEMADGDALYAEPLHPYTKALLDAAPVPDPSVERARAPRALKGETPSPLNPPSGCVFHTRCPLADGDCKKIVPEPREVKPGHLVACIKV, encoded by the coding sequence TTGACGCCTCAATCCGAAACGTTGCCGCCGCCTTTGCTGACCCCGCCGTTGCTGTCGGTCGAAGACCTGCACGTGCATTTCGTCACGTCGCGCGGCGTCGTGCGCGCGGTCGAGGGCGTGTCTTACGAAATCCGTCCGGGCGAAGTTCTGGCCATCGTCGGCGAGTCCGGCTGCGGCAAATCGGTTTCCTCGCTTGCCGTGATGCGCCTGCTCGCCAAGCCCGCGGGCCGCGTGGTGCACGGGCGCATCATGTTCGAAGGCGTCAATCTCCTGGACCTTTCGGACGAAGAGATGCGCGAGCGGCGCGGCCGCGACATTTCGATGATCTTCCAGGAGCCGATGACCTCGCTCAATCCGGTCCTGCCGATCGGGCTGCAGATCAAGGAGCCGCTCTTCATCCATCTCAAGATGACCGAAGAGCAGGCGCAGGCGCGCGCGGTCGAGCTTTTGAAGATGGTCGGCATCACCGATCCCGAGCGCCGCTTGGACCAGTATCCGCACCAGTTTTCCGGCGGCATGCGCCAGCGCGTGATGATCGCGATCGGGCTTGCCTGCAATCCGAAGCTCATCATCGCCGACGAGCCGACGACCGCCCTCGACGTGACGATCCAGGCGCAGATTCTGGAGCTGATGAAGGAGCTGTCGCGCAAGCTCAACATCGCGCTCATCGTGATCACGCACAATCTGGGCGTGGTCGCGCGTTATGCCGACCGCGTGAATGTGATGTACGCAGCCCGCGTGGTCGAGCAGGGCACGGCCGACCAGGTATTCCTGGCCCCGCGCCATCCGTACGCGATGGGCCTTATGCGCTCGGTGCCGCGCTTGGATCAGCCGCGCGGTCTGAAGCTCGAGACGATCGAAGGCCTGCCGCCCAATCTGCTCGACCCGCCCAAAGGCTGCCGCTTTGCGGCACGCTGCGCCTTCAAGGCCGACATTTGCGCGCAGGATCCGCCGCTCGTCGAAGTCGAAACAGGCCATTTCTCGGCTTGCTTGCGCGCGCCGGAACTTGCGGCCGGCACGCTGAAGCCGGCCCCGCAGGCGCGCATCGATGCGGGCGTGCGTATCGCCAAAGATGCCCCGCCGCTGCTCGACGTGCAGGGCCTCAAGAAATTCTTCACGGTCACGCGCAAGGGCGGGCTTTTTTCGAACACCACGAGCCAGGTGCGCGCGGTCAACGACGTGTCGTTCAAGATCGCACCCGGCGAAACGCTGGGCCTCGTGGGCGAGTCCGGCTGCGGCAAGACCACGATCGGCCGCCTCGTGCTGCGGCTCGAAAATCCGACCGAAGGCGCGATCAAGTTCAAGGGCGAGGACATCGCGGCCAAGAGCCTCAACGAACTGCGCGACATCCGCCGCAAGATCCAGGTGATTTTCCAGGACCCCTACAGCTCGCTCAATCCGCGCATGACGATCGGCCAGATCATCGCCGAGCCGCTGATGGTCTACAAAATCGTGCCCAACGCCAAAGCGGCGGCCGAGCGCGTGGCCGAACTCCTGGTGCAGGTCGGGCTCTTCGCATACATGGCCGAGCGCTATCCGCACGAAATGTCGGGCGGCCAGCGTCAGCGTGTGGGCATTGCGCGCGCCCTTGCGATGGAGCCCGAGTTCATCGTCTGCGACGAACCCGTCTCGGCCCTCGACGTGTCGATCCAGGGCCAGATCATCAATCTGCTCGAAACGTTGCAGCACAAGCTCAATCTCACCTATCTCTTCATCGCGCACGATTTGGCCGTCGTGCGGCACATTTCGGATCGCGTCGTGGTCATGTATCTGGGCCGTTTGATGGAGATGGCCGACGGCGACGCGCTCTATGCCGAGCCTTTGCACCCCTATACGAAGGCGCTCTTGGATGCGGCCCCCGTGCCGGACCCGTCGGTCGAGCGCGCGCGCGCGCCGCGCGCACTCAAAGGCGAAACGCCGTCGCCGCTCAATCCGCCTTCGGGCTGCGTGTTCCACACGCGCTGCCCGCTTGCCGACGGCGATTGCAAGAAGATCGTGCCCGAACCGCGCGAGGTCAAACCCGGCCATCTCGTGGCCTGCATCAAGGTCTAG
- a CDS encoding HAD hydrolase-like protein — translation MTGQLHPQLMSFDVFGTLLDVRAGSYAAFQSILDDCGAANVDVRLFWEDWEHRNIAQYWQPYRGYRAICRDSLAQSFAQFGIAGDPSLIDRYFAAFGGFPLFADVPQALENFAKRCRLAIVSNIDDDLLAATKLPKLFDLVCTAERARGYKPDGALFRHLLDNAGVPREAILHSGQSQFTDLVGGKPLGLAIAWVNRRGVALSPEVPKPDWIVADLDGVAALLG, via the coding sequence GTGACGGGGCAGCTGCACCCGCAACTCATGTCGTTCGACGTGTTCGGCACGCTGCTCGATGTGCGTGCGGGCTCGTATGCGGCGTTCCAATCGATCCTCGACGATTGCGGAGCCGCAAATGTCGACGTCAGACTTTTCTGGGAGGATTGGGAGCACCGCAACATCGCGCAATACTGGCAGCCCTATCGCGGCTATCGCGCGATCTGCCGGGACTCCCTTGCGCAATCCTTCGCGCAGTTCGGCATTGCGGGCGATCCTTCGTTGATCGACCGCTACTTTGCCGCCTTCGGCGGCTTTCCGCTGTTTGCCGACGTGCCGCAGGCACTCGAAAACTTCGCAAAACGCTGCCGGCTCGCGATCGTGTCGAACATCGACGACGATCTTTTGGCTGCAACCAAGTTGCCCAAGCTGTTCGATCTCGTTTGCACGGCCGAGCGCGCGCGCGGCTACAAGCCGGACGGCGCGCTGTTTCGGCATTTGCTGGATAACGCGGGCGTGCCGCGCGAGGCCATCCTGCATTCCGGCCAGTCGCAATTCACCGATCTTGTCGGCGGCAAGCCGCTCGGCCTTGCGATCGCCTGGGTCAATCGGCGGGGCGTCGCCTTGTCGCCGGAGGTGCCGAAGCCCGATTGGATCGTCGCCGATCTCGACGGGGTTGCCGCTTTGTTGGGCTGA
- a CDS encoding tartrate dehydrogenase, whose amino-acid sequence MKTYRIAAIPGDGIGKEVVPAALRALAALAKRSGFALAPEAFDWGSDYYKRHGIMMPADGLAQLKPFDAIFFGAVGMPDVPDHVTLWGLRLAICQPFDQYANVRPVRLLPGIESPIAGLKRGDLDWVIVRENSEGEYAGQGGRTHKGLPEEVATETSIFTRAGVTRIMRFAFALARSRPRRKLTVVTKSNAQRHGMVLWDEIAAQVAAEFPDVAWDKELVDAMTVRMVRKPASIDTVVATNLHADILSDLAAALGGSIGIAPTANLNPERRFPSMFEPIHGSAFDIMGKGIANPVGSFWSAVMMLEHLGEPAAAARLMAAIERVTADPACHTPDLGGKATTESVTDALVAAIEGGNW is encoded by the coding sequence GTGAAAACCTATCGCATCGCCGCCATACCCGGCGACGGAATCGGCAAGGAAGTGGTGCCCGCCGCATTGCGGGCACTGGCCGCACTCGCAAAACGCAGCGGGTTTGCGCTTGCCCCCGAAGCCTTCGACTGGGGCAGCGACTATTACAAGCGCCACGGCATCATGATGCCGGCCGACGGGCTGGCCCAGCTCAAACCGTTCGATGCGATCTTTTTCGGGGCCGTTGGCATGCCGGACGTGCCGGACCACGTTACCTTGTGGGGCTTGCGCCTGGCGATCTGCCAGCCTTTCGACCAGTACGCCAATGTGCGCCCGGTGCGCCTGCTGCCCGGCATCGAATCGCCGATCGCGGGCCTCAAGCGCGGCGATCTCGATTGGGTGATCGTGCGCGAGAATTCCGAAGGCGAATATGCGGGCCAAGGCGGGCGCACGCACAAGGGCCTGCCCGAGGAGGTTGCGACCGAAACTTCGATCTTCACGCGCGCCGGGGTGACGCGCATCATGCGCTTTGCGTTCGCGCTCGCACGCTCGCGGCCGCGCCGCAAACTCACGGTCGTGACAAAATCCAACGCCCAACGCCACGGCATGGTGCTGTGGGACGAGATCGCCGCCCAAGTTGCGGCCGAATTCCCCGACGTAGCCTGGGACAAGGAACTCGTCGATGCGATGACCGTGCGCATGGTGCGCAAGCCCGCCTCGATCGACACGGTCGTTGCCACCAACCTGCATGCCGATATCTTGTCCGATCTTGCCGCGGCACTGGGCGGGTCGATCGGCATCGCCCCCACCGCCAATCTGAACCCCGAGCGCCGCTTCCCCTCGATGTTCGAGCCGATCCACGGTTCGGCCTTCGACATCATGGGCAAGGGCATTGCCAATCCCGTCGGCTCCTTCTGGTCGGCCGTGATGATGCTCGAGCATTTGGGCGAACCTGCAGCGGCCGCCCGCCTTATGGCTGCGATCGAACGCGTGACCGCCGATCCTGCCTGCCACACGCCCGATCTCGGCGGCAAAGCCACGACCGAGTCCGTGACGGACGCGCTCGTCGCGGCGATCGAAGGCGGGAATTGGTGA
- a CDS encoding molecular chaperone DjiA, which produces MSIWVGILGGTAGFALGGPLGALLGAAAGYTLATVAKKATSPDANAAREIAFTIATVALAAKMAKSDGAVCVREKAAFAELFRFDPAERANVERVFDLATRSTAGFEAYASQLAAMFEPGAPALEELLDCLFHIARADGNLRADEVAFLAAVAKIFGISDSSFESLVEAQRDPATADPYRVLGIAADASEDQARTAWRQLVRDHHPDRLTGAGMPQEFVALANERLAAINVAWAAVRRRKGWT; this is translated from the coding sequence ATGTCGATTTGGGTCGGTATTCTCGGAGGGACGGCGGGTTTTGCGTTGGGCGGGCCGCTGGGCGCATTGCTTGGGGCTGCTGCCGGCTACACCTTGGCGACGGTCGCCAAAAAAGCCACAAGCCCCGACGCCAACGCGGCGCGCGAAATCGCCTTCACGATCGCGACCGTCGCACTCGCCGCCAAGATGGCCAAATCCGACGGGGCCGTGTGTGTGCGCGAAAAGGCGGCGTTTGCCGAGCTGTTCCGTTTCGATCCCGCCGAACGCGCCAACGTCGAGCGCGTCTTCGATCTCGCCACGCGCTCGACCGCCGGGTTCGAGGCCTATGCAAGCCAGCTTGCCGCGATGTTCGAGCCCGGTGCGCCTGCACTTGAAGAATTGCTCGACTGCCTGTTCCACATCGCGCGCGCCGACGGCAATCTGCGGGCCGACGAGGTCGCGTTTCTGGCCGCCGTCGCCAAGATCTTCGGCATCTCCGACAGCTCCTTCGAAAGCCTCGTCGAAGCCCAGCGCGATCCAGCGACTGCCGACCCCTATCGCGTGCTGGGGATCGCAGCCGACGCTTCGGAAGACCAAGCGCGAACGGCGTGGCGCCAATTGGTGCGCGACCACCATCCAGACCGCCTGACGGGGGCCGGCATGCCGCAGGAGTTCGTGGCCCTCGCCAACGAACGGCTTGCCGCAATCAACGTGGCGTGGGCGGCTGTGCGCCGCCGGAAAGGCTGGACATGA
- a CDS encoding EamA family transporter yields MTPRDRAIAVAITATWGLNFVIGKWALAELPPILTMTLRFTLVAILLLPFVRTPWADLPRIAGLAFTLGLVHFSLMFTGLVGVDAGLASIIAQSQVPFVALLAAIFLREMPGPRQWLGMALAFFGIWLAVGEPRAGGALGDILLVLAGSFVWAIANFQMKTLGHVDGFALNAYMALFTVPMLATASAVLETGQFAAMAAASLWAWSGVAFMACIITIVTYWAWYRLLRRYSVNIVVPYSLLIPIFGVLAGVVMMGDPFGWQSFAGAAVTVAGVAAITLGKRKPNGAAA; encoded by the coding sequence ATGACGCCGCGCGACAGGGCGATCGCGGTTGCGATCACCGCGACCTGGGGCCTCAATTTCGTGATCGGCAAATGGGCGCTGGCCGAATTGCCGCCGATCCTCACGATGACATTGCGCTTTACGTTGGTCGCGATCTTGCTGCTGCCATTCGTGCGCACGCCGTGGGCGGATCTGCCGCGCATTGCGGGCTTGGCCTTCACGCTTGGGCTCGTGCATTTCAGCCTGATGTTTACCGGCCTCGTCGGCGTCGATGCAGGGCTCGCCTCGATCATCGCGCAAAGCCAGGTGCCGTTCGTGGCATTGCTCGCCGCGATCTTCCTGCGCGAAATGCCGGGGCCGCGCCAATGGCTCGGCATGGCTCTGGCGTTTTTCGGCATCTGGCTTGCGGTCGGCGAGCCGCGCGCGGGCGGCGCACTTGGCGACATCCTGCTCGTTCTGGCGGGCAGTTTCGTGTGGGCGATCGCCAATTTCCAGATGAAAACGCTCGGCCATGTCGACGGTTTTGCGCTGAATGCCTATATGGCGTTGTTCACGGTGCCGATGCTCGCAACCGCCTCGGCCGTGCTCGAAACCGGCCAGTTTGCGGCGATGGCGGCGGCGAGCTTGTGGGCGTGGAGCGGTGTCGCCTTCATGGCCTGCATCATCACGATCGTGACCTACTGGGCGTGGTATCGCCTGCTGCGGCGCTATTCTGTAAATATTGTGGTGCCTTATTCGTTGCTGATCCCGATATTCGGCGTTCTGGCAGGTGTGGTGATGATGGGCGATCCGTTCGGCTGGCAGAGTTTTGCAGGGGCCGCCGTGACCGTAGCCGGCGTTGCCGCCATCACGCTCGGCAAGCGCAAACCAAACGGGGCCGCCGCATGA
- a CDS encoding N-acetylmuramoyl-L-alanine amidase: MSPVHDRPSPNFDARPVGVAPEILVLHYTDTESLDESLGILLDPAKQVSAHYLIDEDGTVYRLVDETMRAWHAGKASWRGLTDINARSIGIELQNPGHRCGYRAFAEAQIEAAIALCGDIAARHKISPRDLVAHSDIAPARKKDPGELFPWDRLAMAGLGYWPGHVARRRRTIRDFGPGATDDAVVFVQRDMAAIGYACPQSGTLDAATADVLCAFQRRYRPWRIDGRLDGETHARARALRELINC; encoded by the coding sequence ATGAGTCCGGTGCACGACCGGCCGTCGCCCAATTTCGACGCAAGACCCGTCGGCGTTGCGCCGGAAATTCTGGTGCTGCACTACACCGACACCGAAAGCCTCGACGAATCGCTCGGCATCCTGCTCGACCCGGCCAAGCAGGTCAGTGCCCATTATCTGATCGACGAAGACGGCACGGTCTATCGGCTTGTCGACGAGACTATGCGCGCATGGCATGCCGGCAAAGCCAGTTGGCGCGGCCTCACCGACATCAACGCCCGCTCGATCGGCATCGAGTTGCAGAACCCCGGCCATCGCTGCGGCTATCGCGCCTTCGCCGAAGCGCAGATCGAAGCCGCGATCGCCCTCTGCGGCGACATCGCCGCGCGCCACAAAATCAGCCCCCGCGACCTCGTTGCCCATTCCGACATTGCGCCGGCGCGCAAAAAGGATCCCGGCGAGTTGTTTCCGTGGGATCGATTGGCCATGGCCGGCCTTGGCTATTGGCCGGGCCATGTGGCGCGACGGCGGCGCACAATCCGCGATTTCGGCCCCGGTGCGACGGACGACGCCGTCGTTTTTGTGCAGCGCGATATGGCTGCGATCGGCTATGCGTGCCCGCAATCCGGCACGCTCGATGCGGCGACTGCGGACGTGCTTTGCGCCTTCCAGCGCCGCTATCGGCCCTGGCGAATCGACGGGCGGCTCGACGGCGAAACCCATGCCCGGGCTCGGGCATTACGAGAGCTAATAAACTGCTAG
- a CDS encoding type II toxin-antitoxin system HicB family antitoxin — protein sequence MFAYPARLFAKDNGFVVAFADFGDLRATGKNAHEAVRNASMALTRHLESLVAKGQAVPPPSLFDAELRRPKGDSLAQLLIPADYVGRVVRLNISMDESVLTMSDRQSTLLGMTRSGYIAHLIRSDRDRLMRAAHSEAKTEPKAEPKVKPSAKAKAKGKKR from the coding sequence ATGTTTGCTTATCCTGCACGGCTTTTCGCCAAGGACAACGGCTTTGTCGTCGCCTTCGCAGATTTCGGCGATCTCCGAGCAACGGGCAAGAACGCGCATGAAGCCGTCCGCAATGCCTCGATGGCGCTGACGCGCCATTTGGAGAGTTTGGTGGCCAAAGGCCAGGCCGTACCCCCGCCCAGCCTGTTCGACGCCGAATTGCGTCGCCCGAAAGGCGATTCGCTCGCCCAACTGCTGATCCCGGCCGACTATGTCGGGCGCGTCGTTCGGCTCAATATCAGCATGGACGAAAGCGTGCTGACCATGTCCGACCGGCAATCGACCCTGCTCGGCATGACGCGCTCAGGCTATATCGCGCATTTGATCCGCTCGGACCGCGACCGGCTGATGCGTGCCGCCCATTCGGAAGCGAAGACCGAGCCGAAGGCGGAGCCCAAGGTCAAGCCGTCGGCCAAAGCGAAAGCCAAAGGCAAAAAACGCTAA
- a CDS encoding division/cell wall cluster transcriptional repressor MraZ: MAKTTFKSTYKFKIDRKGRVSIPADFRTVLAAKGEEELNVLPWEGQVARVIGDDVLARIGANADPLAAFSANPLDEAAMRAADLIPLSLDAEGRVMLPERLIAHCNLSETVAFAGRNTFFEIWNPEALDAFQAAWHARASGRS, from the coding sequence ATGGCCAAAACCACGTTCAAATCGACCTACAAGTTCAAGATCGACCGGAAGGGACGCGTCTCCATTCCGGCCGACTTTCGAACCGTGCTCGCCGCCAAGGGCGAAGAAGAGCTCAATGTGTTGCCCTGGGAAGGCCAGGTCGCGCGCGTGATCGGCGACGACGTGCTGGCCCGCATCGGTGCCAATGCCGATCCGCTGGCCGCCTTCAGCGCCAACCCGCTCGACGAGGCTGCAATGCGCGCGGCCGACCTCATCCCGCTGTCGCTCGACGCCGAGGGCCGCGTGATGCTGCCCGAGCGGCTGATCGCACATTGCAACCTTTCCGAGACCGTCGCGTTCGCCGGCCGCAATACGTTTTTCGAGATCTGGAATCCCGAAGCGCTCGACGCCTTCCAGGCCGCATGGCATGCGCGCGCAAGCGGGCGCAGCTGA
- the rsmH gene encoding 16S rRNA (cytosine(1402)-N(4))-methyltransferase RsmH, translated as MDANFVHVPVLCVEAVEALCPRGDAVYIDGTFGGGGYTKALLEAASCTVVAIDRDPAAIARAAPLQERFGSRLRIVEGRFGELDRLAQAQGYAAVEGVALDLGVSSPQIDDPARGFSFRFDGPLDMRMGTTGPTAADIVNGWDETSLADTIYGLGEERHSRRVARAIVAARRTAPIARTFELARIVRGAVPRSKDGIDPATRTFQALRIATNDELGELAQGLAAAERILAPGGRLAVVSFHSLEDRAVKQFLKQRAGEGDRGSRHLPQRTSRAAASFRLVSRKGIRPSDAEIARNPRARSATLRVAERTNAPAWVATNAGAA; from the coding sequence ATGGACGCAAATTTCGTCCACGTGCCGGTGCTGTGCGTCGAGGCGGTCGAAGCTTTGTGCCCGCGCGGCGACGCGGTCTATATCGACGGCACGTTCGGCGGCGGGGGCTACACAAAAGCTTTGCTCGAGGCCGCTTCCTGCACGGTCGTGGCGATCGATCGCGATCCGGCGGCGATCGCGCGCGCAGCCCCGTTGCAGGAACGCTTCGGCAGCCGGTTGCGCATCGTCGAAGGGCGCTTTGGCGAGCTTGACCGGCTGGCGCAGGCGCAAGGCTATGCAGCCGTCGAAGGTGTCGCACTCGATCTTGGCGTTTCCTCGCCGCAGATCGACGATCCGGCGCGCGGCTTCTCGTTCCGCTTCGACGGGCCGCTCGACATGCGCATGGGGACGACCGGTCCCACGGCCGCCGACATCGTCAATGGCTGGGACGAAACTTCGCTCGCCGACACGATCTACGGCCTTGGCGAAGAGCGCCATTCGCGCCGCGTGGCACGCGCGATCGTGGCGGCAAGGCGTACAGCACCCATTGCGCGCACGTTCGAGCTTGCGCGCATCGTGCGCGGGGCCGTGCCGCGCAGCAAAGATGGCATCGATCCCGCCACGCGCACCTTCCAGGCGTTGCGCATCGCGACCAACGACGAGCTCGGCGAACTCGCGCAGGGTCTTGCGGCGGCCGAGCGCATCTTGGCTCCCGGCGGCAGGCTTGCGGTCGTCTCGTTCCATTCGCTCGAAGACCGCGCGGTCAAACAGTTCCTGAAGCAGCGCGCGGGCGAAGGCGATCGCGGCTCGCGCCATCTGCCGCAGCGCACATCGCGCGCGGCGGCAAGCTTCCGCCTTGTGTCGCGCAAGGGCATTCGCCCGAGCGACGCCGAGATCGCGCGCAATCCGCGCGCGCGTTCGGCCACCTTGCGCGTCGCCGAGCGCACCAACGCGCCCGCCTGGGTCGCAACCAATGCAGGTGCCGCATGA